The Candidatus Methylomirabilota bacterium genome contains the following window.
TGGCGAGCCCGGGTGAGGAGGTCGTCCATCCTCTTGTTGCTGTAGTGCCAGAGGTTCTGGTTCCACGACCCGTTGGAGTGATACCAGTGGTAGAGCATGGCGTCGGGGACCGCGCGACCGTAGAAAGTGGTGATCGCCAGCGGCACCTTGCCCTCCACCTCCGCGTAGAACTTGTCCGCCGGCACGCCCTCGAGGTCGATCTTCACGCCGGCCGCCTTGACCTGGTCGCGGATCGTCACCGCGGCCCGCTGCGCTTCGGTGTCTCTCGCGGCGTAGTAGAGCTTGAGGTCCGGGCCGCTCGTGATCCCGGCTTCCTTCAGGAGCTGCCGGGCCTTGGCCGGATCCGGCTTCGGGATGGGAATGTCGGACCGGTAGAAGGGATGGCCCGGCGGGATCGGCGAGTGGGTGGCGACCGCGTTGCCCAGCGTCGCCAGCTCGGCGATGGCCGGCTTGTCCAGCAGGTGGAAGAACGCCTGTCGCACCCGCACATCGTTGAACGGCGGCTGGCCGTTGTGCATGATCAGCCCGATCCAGGTCGCGGATGTCGTCATGTCGACGGCGGCGGTGTCGCTGCCCTTGAGACTCTGCTGCTGCTCGGCGCTCGCCGCCCAGACGAGATGCACCTCGCTGGACTTGAGGGCCGCCACCGCGGTGGCGCGCTCGGGGATGATGCGGAACGTCACCTTGTCGAGCTTGGGGAGCCCCGGCTCCCAGTAATTGGGGTTCTTCTCGAGGACCACCCGGTCCTCCGGCTTGAACTCGACGAACTTGAAGGGACCGGTGCCCACCGGGGACTTGGCCAGCTGC
Protein-coding sequences here:
- a CDS encoding ABC transporter substrate-binding protein, with the translated sequence MWRRGAYVFGALIGVMVLFGAALPDPAAAESNLVVGVWMDLKTLDPPRMKTGAEYNYAMLVFNGLTAIGRNMTVEPDLATKWDVSPDLKTWTFQLRRGVKFHNGKELDAGDVIHTVNRILDPKVGSPLRGGFGIVDRMEAVDKYTLRFTLKEPYGELAAIFADYQARILPAGVGDEQLAKSPVGTGPFKFVEFKPEDRVVLEKNPNYWEPGLPKLDKVTFRIIPERATAVAALKSSEVHLVWAASAEQQQSLKGSDTAAVDMTTSATWIGLIMHNGQPPFNDVRVRQAFFHLLDKPAIAELATLGNAVATHSPIPPGHPFYRSDIPIPKPDPAKARQLLKEAGITSGPDLKLYYAARDTEAQRAAVTIRDQVKAAGVKIDLEGVPADKFYAEVEGKVPLAITTFYGRAVPDAMLYHWYHSNGSWNQNLWHYSNKRMDDLLTRARQTTNTGQQKELYGEVQKIVVDEGPGAVLYVKTHANGVHKLVKGFKSHPRMWLDVKSVTLGN